One window of Vitis riparia cultivar Riparia Gloire de Montpellier isolate 1030 chromosome 5, EGFV_Vit.rip_1.0, whole genome shotgun sequence genomic DNA carries:
- the LOC117914802 gene encoding probable prefoldin subunit 2, producing MAGKAGGDLKEPMNEQAVANIYGAMRAELNQIYSKITELEMEVSEHSLVIGAIQPLDPSRRCYRMIGGVLVERTIKEVLPAVQRNKEGLEEVISRLNEALEKKKKEIAEFEAKYKIRIRKSDGEVKDENEKKEGSAQGVLVGPASTNE from the coding sequence ATGGCTGGCAAAGCAGGAGGTGATCTGAAGGAACCAATGAATGAACAAGCAGTTGCTAACATATATGGTGCTATGAGAGCAGAACTAAACCAAATTTACTCAAAAATCACTGAACTAGAGATGGAAGTGAGTGAGCATTCTCTTGTCATTGGAGCTATTCAGCCACTGGATCCATCCAGACGGTGCTACCGGATGATTGGAGGTGTGCTGGTTGAGAGAACCATCAAGGAGGTCTTGCCAGCTGTTCAGCGCAACAAAGAGGGTCTGGAGGAAGTGATTTCTAGGCTTAACGAGGcccttgagaagaaaaaaaaggaaatcgcTGAATTTGAGGCTAAATACAAAATTAGGATAAGAAAATCAGATGGTGAGGTGAAGGATGAGAATGAGAAGAAGGAAGGTTCTGCCCAGGGAGTCCTCGTCGGACCTGCAAGCACAAATGAATAG
- the LOC117914801 gene encoding preprotein translocase subunit SECE1-like: MALHLSSMQFPVSSSSPSTRLGKITSQLKTSAQIRARATVISHSVFHRRTISTNAIEQGRQDGPSDEPETVESPPAEPSTAELSELGSEIKKTMKERGETGKEADLWSGVMEEIREIEWPAFGKVLGTTWVVLGVIAGSSVALLTVNAVLTELSDRVFAGKGVQDFFG; this comes from the coding sequence ATGGCGCTTCATCTCTCCTCGATGCAATTTCCGGTGTCATCATCGTCGCCCTCAACCAGACTTGGAAAAATTACATCTCAGCTAAAAACTTCCGCACAAATCAGAGCAAGGGCAACAGTAATTAGCCACTCTGTCTTCCATCGCCGAACTATATCCACCAACGCCATTGAACAGGGGCGTCAAGATGGCCCCTCGGATGAACCAGAAACGGTCGAGAGTCCGCCCGCTGAACCGAGCACTGCTGAGCTGTCGGAGCTGGGATCAGAAATCAAGAAGACGATGAAGGAGAGAGGAGAGACAGGGAAAGAGGCAGATTTGTGGAGCGGAGTGATGGAGGAGATAAGAGAGATAGAGTGGCCGGCGTTCGGAAAGGTATTGGGGACTACGTGGGTGGTGCTGGGCGTCATAGCCGGATCCAGCGTTGCGTTGCTTACCGTAAATGCTGTTTTGACTGAACTGTCGGATAGAGTTTTCGCTGGAAAGGGTGTTCAGGATTTTTTTGGATAA
- the LOC117914928 gene encoding LOW QUALITY PROTEIN: late embryogenesis abundant protein D-34 (The sequence of the model RefSeq protein was modified relative to this genomic sequence to represent the inferred CDS: inserted 1 base in 1 codon): MSQEQPRRPQSDQEPIKYGDVFPVAGSLADKPVAPQDAALMQSAETAVLGQTQKGGPAATMQSAATRNERAGLVGHTDITNAAGDEGVTVTETDVPGRRIITESVAGQVLGQYVEPTPVSQMNPTVTARQAVITIGEALEATAQTAGNKPVDQSDAAAIQAAEVRATGSTIISPTGVAAAAQSXASMNTSLTRDEDKIKLTDVLSNATARLPADKAVTRQDAEGVMSAEMRNNPNLATHPGGVASSVAAAARLNESVV, encoded by the exons ATGAGTCAGGAACAGCCACGACGACCTCAGTCCGACCAAGAGCCAATAAAGTACGGGGACGTTTTTCCGGTGGCGGGAAGCCTCGCAGATAAACCAGTTGCACCTCAAGATGCTGCTCTGATGCAGTCCGCTGAGACTGCGGTGCTTGGACAGACCCAGAAGGGTGGCCCAGCCGCCACCATGCAATCTGCCGCCACCCGCAACGAGAGAGCTGGTCTTGTCGGTCATACCGATATCACTAATGCAGCCGGAGATGAAGGGGTCACCGTTACTGAGACTGATGTTCCCGGTCGACGTATCATCACCGAATCGGTTGCAGGACAG GTTCTTGGACAGTATGTTGAACCGACGCCTGTGTCGCAGATGAACCCGACGGTAACGGCGAGACAGGCTGTGATAACTATAGGTGAAGCACTGGAAGCAACTGCACAAACTGCCGGTAATAAGCCGGTGGACCAAAGTGATGCGGCGGCAATCCAAGCAGCAGAGGTGAGAGCAACCGGCAGTACTATCATAAGCCCAACTGGGGTTGCCGCTGCAGCTCAGT GCGCATCTATGAACACCAGCCTGACTCGAGACGAGGACAAGATTAAGCTTACTGATGTTTTGTCG AATGCGACGGCGAGACTGCCGGCGGATAAAGCTGTAACGCGCCAGGATGCCGAAGGAGTGATGAGTGCGGAGATGCGGAACAACCCGAATTTGGCCACGCATCCAGGTGGAGTGGCATCATCTGTAGCTGCAGCTGCACGCCTGAATGAAAGTGTGGTGTAA
- the LOC117915427 gene encoding probable prefoldin subunit 2 yields the protein MAGKAGGDLKEPMNEQAVANIYGAMRAELNQIYSKITELEMEVSEHSLVIGAIQPLDPSRRCYRMIGGVLVERTIKEVLPAVQRNKEGLEEVISRLNEALEKKKKEIAEFEAKYKIRIRKSDGEVKDENEKKEGSAQGVLVGPASTNE from the coding sequence ATGGCTGGCAAAGCAGGAGGTGATCTGAAGGAACCAATGAATGAACAAGCAGTTGCTAACATATATGGTGCTATGAGAGCAGAACTAAACCAAATTTACTCAAAAATCACTGAACTAGAGATGGAAGTGAGTGAGCATTCTCTTGTCATTGGAGCTATTCAGCCACTGGATCCATCCAGACGGTGCTACCGGATGATTGGAGGTGTGCTGGTTGAGAGAACCATCAAGGAGGTCTTGCCAGCTGTTCAGCGCAACAAAGAGGGTCTGGAGGAAGTGATTTCTAGGCTTAACGAGGcccttgagaagaaaaaaaaggaaatcgcTGAATTTGAGGCTAAATACAAAATTAGGATAAGAAAATCAGATGGTGAGGTGAAGGATGAGAATGAGAAGAAGGAAGGTTCTGCCCAGGGAGT
- the LOC117914909 gene encoding transcription repressor OFP11-like, whose product MSSIIWKNFNLCLSKLKCFPTTLPSSPPSKHDHNRHPSSSSSISSTSSILIKNFNSLYDLTSDSTSKSLTRTTDDFLSTSEDSVDSESPPDFATVFASQRFFFSSPGRSNSIFEASESPPESDAIVNGGVAVHTYSPNPYEDFRRSMQEMAEARELRDVAADWDYLHELLLCYLTLNPKHTHKFIIRAFADLIVCLMSSTASDGRRGSAGPQRHGASQWFA is encoded by the coding sequence ATGTCCAGCATCATCTGGAAGAATTTCAACCTCTGTCTCTCAAAATTGAAATGCTTTCCCACGACCCTACCATCCTCTCCGCCTTCCAAACATGACCACAACCGTCATCCATCATCGTCATCATCCATTTCTTCTACCTCGTCAATCCTCATCAAGAACTTCAACTCCCTCTACGACCTCACTTCTGATTCCACCTCCAAATCGCTCACCCGCACGACCGACGACTTTTTATCCACCTCCGAGGATTCTGTTGACTCAGAATCACCTCCTGATTTCGCCACCGTCTTTGCCTCCCAACGCTTCTTCTTCTCATCCCCTGGCCGCTCAAACTCCATTTTCGAGGCCTCGGAGTCCCCGCCGGAGTCTGACGCAATTGTCAACGGAGGCGTCGCGGTTCATACTTACTCACCCAACCCGTACGAGGATTTCCGGCGATCAATGCAGGAGATGGCGGAAGCGAGAGAGTTGAGGGACGTGGCGGCTGATTGGGACTACTTGCATGAGCTGCTCCTCTGCTATCTCACACTCAACCCCAAACACACCCACAAGTTCATCATCCGCGCTTTCGCCGACCTTATCGTTTGCCTCATGTCCTCAACCGCCTCAGATGGCCGCCGGGGCTCAGCCGGCCCGCAAAGACACGGTGCTTCCCAGTGGTTCGcttaa
- the LOC117914089 gene encoding uncharacterized protein YwkD-like produces the protein MAAAQGVCIHHIARGSADVKRLAKFYQEILGFERVESPNLGVEVVWLRLPPVFTLHLIQKDPESKLPETPWNPSSAVVDPKHLTRSHHICFSISNYESFVQTLKEKGIEIFENTQPDGKTKQAFFFDPDGNGLEVGNWEPAMQ, from the exons ATGGCGGCAGCCCAAGGAGTATGTATCCATCACATTGCCAGAGGGTCAGCCGACGTCAAGCGTCTGGCCAAATTCTACCAAGAG ATCCTAGGGTTTGAGCGGGTAGAAAGCCCTAATTTGGGGGTAGAGGTGGTGTGGCTGAGGCTTCCCCCAGTTTTCACTCTCCATCTCATACAGAAGGACCCTGAATCCAAGCTTCCAGAAACCCCATGGAACCCCTCATCAGCAGTCGTTGACCCTAAGCACCTAACCAGAAGTCATCATATTTGTTTCTCCATCTCCAATTACGAATCCTTTGTGCAAACCCTAAAG GAAAAGGGAATAGAGATTTTTGAGAATACCCAGCCTGATGGGAAAACCAAGCAAGCCTTCTTCTTTGATCCTGATG GTAATGGATTGGAGGTGGGAAACTGGGAACCTGCAATGCAGTAA